A genomic segment from Pseudomonadota bacterium encodes:
- a CDS encoding DUF560 domain-containing protein, whose amino-acid sequence MKRKKSSSAVLAVLFLFMLTFAPSSGLAREDEDPFATGISYFKAGKFQEALQFFNEAAEQGQASGALYHNIGVCYYKSADYKLADQAFAKAAEYETMTSLANYNRGLTALKSGNEAEAYLFFKMVAVQSTEPKLAQLAEIAISRSGLGEKATPPSPWATYFSFGGGYDDNVKITSESDTSGASGEGDSFSELIVYSRGPLSPASKIQAQFNAYYQKYSDLDDFDVLSPGLGFFYVTDSSGWKLDTGLQYTYTFLGNERREQVGTASFKLAKNPGSQTTVNFHYYFSYIDLFDPDFQYLDGTRNRLETKWIWHPDNWRFSLGYSLELNDAADSEFSPTRNLLSFGVKYTFTKKLGGSAALSYRNSVYDYQGMLDREEDLYKVSAELSYRFPQFWYLNLAYTYYDNDSNYDVYDYQRGIMTATVSRSF is encoded by the coding sequence ATGAAACGTAAAAAATCATCCAGCGCCGTACTTGCCGTTCTTTTCCTCTTCATGCTGACCTTTGCCCCATCTTCAGGGTTGGCCCGGGAGGATGAAGACCCGTTTGCCACCGGGATATCCTATTTCAAAGCCGGGAAATTTCAGGAAGCCCTTCAATTCTTTAACGAGGCCGCCGAACAAGGCCAGGCGTCAGGCGCTCTGTATCACAATATCGGCGTCTGTTACTACAAGTCGGCGGACTACAAACTAGCGGACCAGGCGTTTGCAAAAGCGGCCGAATATGAGACCATGACCTCTCTGGCCAATTACAATCGGGGACTGACCGCCCTCAAGTCCGGGAACGAAGCCGAGGCATATCTCTTCTTCAAAATGGTTGCCGTCCAGTCAACCGAACCGAAACTCGCCCAGCTGGCCGAGATCGCCATTTCCCGATCAGGGCTAGGGGAAAAAGCAACTCCCCCGTCGCCCTGGGCAACCTACTTCTCCTTCGGGGGCGGCTATGACGACAACGTAAAAATCACATCCGAATCCGACACCAGCGGAGCAAGCGGCGAGGGAGATTCCTTTTCGGAGTTGATTGTCTATTCAAGAGGCCCTCTCTCTCCCGCATCAAAAATTCAGGCGCAATTCAATGCGTATTATCAGAAGTACAGCGATCTGGATGACTTTGATGTGCTGTCACCAGGTCTGGGATTTTTTTATGTTACCGATTCCAGCGGCTGGAAACTTGATACCGGCCTGCAATACACCTACACTTTTCTCGGCAATGAGCGTCGAGAGCAGGTCGGCACGGCCTCATTCAAACTGGCAAAAAACCCGGGCAGTCAAACAACTGTCAATTTTCATTATTACTTCAGCTACATCGATCTGTTTGACCCGGACTTCCAATATCTTGACGGCACGAGAAACAGATTGGAGACAAAATGGATTTGGCATCCCGACAACTGGAGATTTTCCCTGGGGTATTCCCTGGAATTAAATGATGCGGCAGATTCCGAATTCTCTCCCACCCGGAATCTGCTTTCCTTTGGAGTCAAATATACCTTCACAAAAAAACTCGGCGGCAGTGCCGCCCTCTCATACCGGAACAGTGTCTATGACTACCAGGGAATGCTTGACCGAGAAGAGGATCTTTACAAAGTATCAGCCGAAC